One genomic segment of Clostridium saccharoperbutylacetonicum N1-4(HMT) includes these proteins:
- a CDS encoding LytR/AlgR family response regulator transcription factor, protein MGCDIVYSIILVEDDIMQREILKKMILQMHEFIKIYEADSEKSALDIIENNDVDMFLIDISLKESSGLDLAMNIRKIPKYEFRQIIFLTTHMEYITQAFKQTHCYDYILKPYDKDEVQTMINKIILNETNKLNSKPKEVNVEDTKEVVVTLKSGVFLGIKIKDIIFIEVKGKNCEINTTNGMYVVNNTTLKKMMKLINCEYIIQSHRSYAINKKYISVIEKQDFKLSKVYFNNYEGTALLGYKFKDDVISEFKKGKVIIC, encoded by the coding sequence ATGGGATGTGATATCGTGTATTCAATTATCTTAGTAGAAGATGATATTATGCAAAGAGAAATATTAAAAAAAATGATTTTACAAATGCATGAATTTATAAAAATTTATGAAGCGGATAGTGAGAAATCAGCTTTGGATATAATCGAGAATAATGATGTCGATATGTTTTTGATTGATATTAGTTTAAAGGAATCCTCGGGATTAGACCTTGCAATGAATATTAGAAAAATTCCAAAATACGAATTTAGGCAAATTATTTTTCTAACAACTCATATGGAATATATCACACAAGCATTTAAACAAACCCATTGTTATGACTATATATTAAAACCATATGATAAAGATGAAGTTCAAACTATGATTAATAAGATTATTCTTAATGAAACTAATAAACTTAATAGTAAACCAAAGGAAGTTAATGTTGAAGATACTAAGGAAGTAGTTGTAACCCTTAAAAGCGGTGTGTTCTTAGGAATTAAAATAAAAGATATTATTTTTATAGAAGTTAAAGGGAAGAATTGTGAAATAAATACTACTAATGGAATGTATGTTGTTAACAACACAACTTTAAAGAAAATGATGAAATTAATAAACTGTGAATACATAATTCAAAGTCATAGATCTTATGCAATAAATAAAAAATATATATCTGTAATAGAAAAACAAGATTTTAAGCTGAGTAAGGTATACTTTAATAATTATGAAGGTACAGCGCTATTAGGCTATAAATTTAAGGATGATGT
- a CDS encoding right-handed parallel beta-helix repeat-containing protein, with translation MKKIKNLCLIAALGAIVTGGSLLQGAPAYAATTYTATTTAELTSDLGKATKGDTILISGTIKSGTINVPAGITLKGKTGKNTDKLVFSSTSGNSGKGLSIKTNGSTIQNLDISGAADNGIYIEGSGNNLTDLDVHNNKDAGVQLSNGAANNILTRVYSYSNADATGENADGFAIKLHSGVGNELYYCTAEGNSDDGYDLYAAHGAVKFDHCKAINNGNCGGIKGDGNGFKLGGVDNKTPGQAAHLDPLKHVLTNCTATGNTGAGFDRNNQNGVVTMTGCTAINNALGNYKWPLTGKPSALGYQVTFAKAIIDNCTSSGGGKNDLSGATVTNSPTVK, from the coding sequence ATGAAAAAAATCAAAAATTTATGTCTAATCGCAGCTTTAGGAGCTATTGTTACAGGAGGAAGCTTACTACAGGGTGCACCTGCTTATGCTGCTACAACTTATACCGCTACTACAACAGCAGAATTAACAAGTGACTTAGGAAAAGCCACTAAAGGAGATACTATTCTTATTTCTGGAACTATAAAATCAGGCACAATAAATGTACCTGCTGGTATTACGCTTAAAGGAAAGACTGGAAAGAACACTGATAAATTAGTATTTTCTTCAACCTCTGGGAACTCAGGAAAAGGCTTATCAATAAAAACTAATGGATCAACTATCCAAAATTTAGATATTTCAGGTGCAGCTGATAATGGAATCTATATTGAAGGTTCTGGTAATAACCTTACAGATTTAGATGTTCACAATAATAAAGATGCTGGAGTTCAATTATCAAATGGAGCTGCAAACAACATTTTAACTCGTGTTTACTCTTACAGCAATGCAGATGCAACTGGTGAAAATGCTGATGGTTTTGCTATTAAGTTACATTCAGGTGTAGGAAATGAATTATATTATTGTACAGCTGAAGGAAATTCAGATGACGGATATGATTTATATGCTGCTCATGGAGCTGTAAAGTTTGACCATTGTAAAGCAATAAATAACGGAAATTGTGGTGGAATAAAAGGTGATGGTAATGGCTTTAAACTTGGAGGTGTAGATAATAAAACTCCTGGTCAAGCTGCTCATCTAGATCCATTAAAACATGTTCTAACTAATTGTACAGCAACAGGAAACACAGGTGCTGGCTTTGATAGAAACAATCAAAATGGTGTTGTTACTATGACAGGTTGTACTGCAATAAATAATGCTTTAGGAAATTACAAATGGCCTCTTACAGGTAAACCATCGGCTTTAGGATATCAAGTTACATTTGCTAAAGCTATAATAGATAATTGTACATCTTCAGGCGGTGGAAAAAATGACCTTTCAGGCGCTACAGTAACAAATAGTCCAACTGTAAAATAA